In Betta splendens chromosome 22, fBetSpl5.4, whole genome shotgun sequence, the following proteins share a genomic window:
- the mdga2a gene encoding MAM domain-containing glycosylphosphatidylinositol anchor protein 2 isoform X5, giving the protein MGLGVRLLWLLIGVLRAVRGQGVYAPPTVHILPSAQGCAVEEERDAERVYTVREGDTLELQCLFTGHPRPQGETKILKLKNLRPQDYATYTCISSVRSVCGIEDKSTHFSLSNQTAPPSIKLLLEDPLVVNPGETITLVCVASGGDPLPSLKWVRPGEEELPKRSIVKRGTLTLTAVTLDDGGTYTCVASNNVGNPAKRSTSILVRGLRKGRFWITPDPYHNDDNIQIGREVKISCQVEATPPEELQFSWLKNGRPLRSSERMVITHTDTDVSPGTTNLDIIDLKFTDFGTYTCVASLRNGGIPEISIDVNISSTTVPPELTVPRGRSHLVVQEGDTVDLQCLVSGKPKPIILWSRVEEGGAAVAAPALMQDGSDQVESYDGVLRITNVTRDMSGTYRCQTSQYNGFNVKPREALIQLVVQFPPVVEPVNIEIRQALGRAFVLSCHLLRAHPARLLRYEWKLGSRLLTVGQFTDQQGDTEYQVRALNREGYGEYTCDITNEAGAGRCSFLVTGKAYAPEFYYDTYSSLWQNRPTVYSFKLQWTQMEPSAVDRILAYRLSFKQVGQSRWWEQEIPIDGNIGVGELLTYNLTELVKPESYLVRLTPITRFGEGDVTERIITYSRGERKRVLRCHRKPVRKLKTAKVKDEQKDEVRGASLCRQDATPVNPHLREFQCGFEDEALCLFSQDKSDVFDWTRHSATTRDTKYTPNTGPSSDHTGSKQGTDTQNQDTTHNTSWVSPGFYMYIETSRPRLEGDKARLLSPTFNTNSKVSSNPHSPTYCLAFYYHMYGKHIGALNVLLRQKGQTVTEVSVWSLTGNQGSRWMQAKVTIHPTTAFQIVMEGVRGPGIEGDIAIDDVSIEEGECKDLPPNNLRSLAPPSLPHIWQLCVSVSVALIGRQR; this is encoded by the exons ATGGGCTTAGGTGtcaggctgctgtggctgctgatcGGCGTTCTGCGGGCTGTGCGCGGCCAGGGCGTGTACG CGCCCCCTACTGTCCACATCCTGCCCTCGGCTCAGGGCTGTgccgtggaggaggagcgtgATGCTGAGAGGGTCTACACCGTCAGGGAGGGGGACACCTTGGAGCTGCAGTGTCTGTTCACAGGACACCCCCGACCACAG GGCGAGACAAAAATCCTGAAGCTGAAAAATCTCCGTCCTCAGGATTACGCCACCTACACCTGCATCTCGTCCGTCAGGAGTGTGTGCGGCATCGAAGACAAGAGTACACACTTCAGCCTGAGCAACCAGACAg CGCCCCCCTCCATCAAGCTCCTTCTGGAGGATCCCCTAGTGGTGAACCCAGGGGAAACCATTacgctggtgtgtgtggccTCGGGGGGAgaccctctcccctctctgaaGTGGGTGAGGccaggagaggaggagctgccgaAGAGGAGCATAGTCAAACGCGGCACGCTGACGCTGACGGCCGTCACCCTGGATGACGGCGGCACCTACACCTGCGTGGCCTCCAACAACGTGGGAAACCCTGCGAAGAGAAGCACGTCCATCCTGGTCCGAG gtctTCGTAAAGGCCGGTTCTGGATCACTCCTGACCCGTACCACAACGACGACAACATCCAGATCGGTCGGGAGGTGAAGATCAGCTGCCAGGTGGAGGCCACAcccccagaggagctgcagttcaGCTGGCTGAAGAACGGCCGACCGCTGAGGAGCTCCGAGCGCATGGTGATCACCCACACCGACACCGATGTCTCCCCCGGAACCACCAACCTCGACATCATTGACCTCAAGTTCACAGACTTTGGCACCTACACCTGTGTGGCCTCGCTGAGGAACGGAGGGATCCCCGAGATCAGCATTGATGTCAacatctcctccaccacag TCCCTCCAGAGCTGACCGTCCCCAGGGGCCGCTCTCACCTCGTGGTTCAGGAGGGCGACACCGTGGACCTGCAGTGTCTGGTCTCAGGCAAACCCAAACCCATCATCCTGTGGTCCCgggtggaggagggtggagcGGCCGTGGCTGCTCCTGCCTTGATGCAGGATGGTTCGGATCAGGTGGAGAGCTATGACGGGGTTCTGAGGATCACCAACGTGACCAGAGACATGAGTGGGACGTACCGGTGCCAGACGAGCCAGTACAACGGCTTCAACGTGAAACCCAGAGAGGCGCTGATCCAGCTGGTGGTGCAGT TTCCTCCTGTGGTGGAGCCAGTCAACATAGAAATCCGTCAGGCTCTGGGCCGGGCCTTCGTCCTCAGCTGCCACCTGCTGCGAGCTCACCCAGCCCGTCTCCTGAGGTACGAGTGGAAGCTGGGCTCCCGCCTCCTCACGGTCGGACAGTTTACTGACCAGCAGGGAGACACCGAGTACCAGGTCCGAGCTCTGAATCGCGAGGGCTACGGCGAGTACACCTGTGACATCACCAATGAGGCGGGGGCGGggcgctgcagcttcctggtcACAG GAAAGGCCTATGCTCCAGAGTTCTACTACGACACCTATAGCTCTCTGTGGCAGAACAGACCCACTGTCTACAGCTTCAAGCTGCAGTGGACTCAGATGGAGCCCAGTGCAGTGGACCGGATCCTGGCCTACAGACTCAGTTTCAAACAG GTGGGTCAGTCTCGCTGGTGGGAGCAGGAAATACCGATCGACGGAAACATCGGCGTCGGGGAACTGCTGACCTACAACCTGACAGAACTCGTCAAGCCAGAGTCCTACCTGGTCCGGCTCACACCCATCACCCGATTCGGAGAAGGCGACGTCACCGAACGGATCATCACCTACAGCC gaggagagaggaaacgagTGTTGAGGTGTCACAGAAAACCTGTCAGAAAGCTAAAAACAGCAAAAGTAAAAGATGAACAAAAAGACGAGGTCAGAGGAGCTTCTCTGTGTCGACAGGATGCCA CTCCTGTGAACCCACATCTCA GGGAGTTCCAGTGTGGTTTCGAAGACGAGGCGTTGTGCTTGTTCTCTCAGGATAAAAGCGATGTGTTCGACTGGACGCGTCACAGCGCCACCACACGAGACACCAAGTACACACCGAACACCGGGCCGAGCTCCGACCACACTGGCTCCAAGCAGGGTACCGACACACAGAACCAGGATACAACACACAATACGAGCTGGGTCTCACCGG GTTTCTACATGTACATTGAAACGTCGCGGCCACGGTTGGAGGGAGATAAAGCTCGGCTGCTGTCTCCCACATTCAACACCAACTCCAAGGTGTCCTCCAACCCCCACAGCCCCACCTACTGCCTGGCCTTCTACTACCACATGTACGGAAAGCACATAG GAGCTCTCAACGTGTTGCTGCGGCAGAAAGGTCAGACCGTCACAGAAGTCTCAGTCTGGAGTCTGACTGGAAACCAAGGAAGTCGGTGGATGCAAGCCAAGGTCACCATCCACCCAACCACAGCCTTCCAG ATTGTGATGGAGGGAGTCCGAGGTCCGGGTATAGAGGGAGACATCGCCATCGATGACGTCAGCATCGAGGAGGGCGAGTGTAAAGACCTGCCCCCCAACA aTCTAAGGTCACTCGCCCCGCCCTCATTGCCACATATATGGcaactgtgtgtcagtgtgagtgtTGCTCTGATTGGCCGACAGAGATGA
- the mdga2a gene encoding MAM domain-containing glycosylphosphatidylinositol anchor protein 2 isoform X1 produces the protein MGLGVRLLWLLIGVLRAVRGQGVYAPPTVHILPSAQGCAVEEERDAERVYTVREGDTLELQCLFTGHPRPQIRWTKAGATDHLNDLYLHNETLRIENISRHQGGRYYCKAENRHGVPAIRSIRVEVYFLDDPVITVHQSVGEAKEQFYFERTVFLRCVANSNPPVHYTWRRGREALTQGSDAGVEIYEPFFTQGETKILKLKNLRPQDYATYTCISSVRSVCGIEDKSTHFSLSNQTAPPSIKLLLEDPLVVNPGETITLVCVASGGDPLPSLKWVRPGEEELPKRSIVKRGTLTLTAVTLDDGGTYTCVASNNVGNPAKRSTSILVRGLRKGRFWITPDPYHNDDNIQIGREVKISCQVEATPPEELQFSWLKNGRPLRSSERMVITHTDTDVSPGTTNLDIIDLKFTDFGTYTCVASLRNGGIPEISIDVNISSTTVPPELTVPRGRSHLVVQEGDTVDLQCLVSGKPKPIILWSRVEEGGAAVAAPALMQDGSDQVESYDGVLRITNVTRDMSGTYRCQTSQYNGFNVKPREALIQLVVQFPPVVEPVNIEIRQALGRAFVLSCHLLRAHPARLLRYEWKLGSRLLTVGQFTDQQGDTEYQVRALNREGYGEYTCDITNEAGAGRCSFLVTGKAYAPEFYYDTYSSLWQNRPTVYSFKLQWTQMEPSAVDRILAYRLSFKQVGQSRWWEQEIPIDGNIGVGELLTYNLTELVKPESYLVRLTPITRFGEGDVTERIITYSRGERKRVLRCHRKPVRKLKTAKVKDEQKDEVRGASLCRQDATPVNPHLREFQCGFEDEALCLFSQDKSDVFDWTRHSATTRDTKYTPNTGPSSDHTGSKQGTDTQNQDTTHNTSWVSPGFYMYIETSRPRLEGDKARLLSPTFNTNSKVSSNPHSPTYCLAFYYHMYGKHIGALNVLLRQKGQTVTEVSVWSLTGNQGSRWMQAKVTIHPTTAFQIVMEGVRGPGIEGDIAIDDVSIEEGECKDLPPNNLRSLAPPSLPHIWQLCVSVSVALIGRQR, from the exons ATGGGCTTAGGTGtcaggctgctgtggctgctgatcGGCGTTCTGCGGGCTGTGCGCGGCCAGGGCGTGTACG CGCCCCCTACTGTCCACATCCTGCCCTCGGCTCAGGGCTGTgccgtggaggaggagcgtgATGCTGAGAGGGTCTACACCGTCAGGGAGGGGGACACCTTGGAGCTGCAGTGTCTGTTCACAGGACACCCCCGACCACAG ATTCGCTGGACTAAGGCTGGAGCCACCGATCACCTCAACGACTTGTATCTGCACAATGAAACTCTGAGGATTGAAAACATCAGCCGCCACCAGGGGGGCCGCTACTACTGCAAGGCTGAGAACAGACACGGGGTCCCGGCCATCCGCTCCATCCGGGTCGAGGTCTACT tccTCGATGACCCAGTAATCACTGTGCATCAGAGCGTTGGAGAAGCCAAGGAGCAGTTTTACTTTGAGAGGACGGTGTTTCTCCGCTGCGTGGCCAACTCCAACCCCCCCGTCCACTACACCTGGAGAAGAGGCCGGGAGGCGCTGACGCAGGGCTCGGACGCAGGGGTGGAGATCTACGAGCCTTTTTTCACACAG GGCGAGACAAAAATCCTGAAGCTGAAAAATCTCCGTCCTCAGGATTACGCCACCTACACCTGCATCTCGTCCGTCAGGAGTGTGTGCGGCATCGAAGACAAGAGTACACACTTCAGCCTGAGCAACCAGACAg CGCCCCCCTCCATCAAGCTCCTTCTGGAGGATCCCCTAGTGGTGAACCCAGGGGAAACCATTacgctggtgtgtgtggccTCGGGGGGAgaccctctcccctctctgaaGTGGGTGAGGccaggagaggaggagctgccgaAGAGGAGCATAGTCAAACGCGGCACGCTGACGCTGACGGCCGTCACCCTGGATGACGGCGGCACCTACACCTGCGTGGCCTCCAACAACGTGGGAAACCCTGCGAAGAGAAGCACGTCCATCCTGGTCCGAG gtctTCGTAAAGGCCGGTTCTGGATCACTCCTGACCCGTACCACAACGACGACAACATCCAGATCGGTCGGGAGGTGAAGATCAGCTGCCAGGTGGAGGCCACAcccccagaggagctgcagttcaGCTGGCTGAAGAACGGCCGACCGCTGAGGAGCTCCGAGCGCATGGTGATCACCCACACCGACACCGATGTCTCCCCCGGAACCACCAACCTCGACATCATTGACCTCAAGTTCACAGACTTTGGCACCTACACCTGTGTGGCCTCGCTGAGGAACGGAGGGATCCCCGAGATCAGCATTGATGTCAacatctcctccaccacag TCCCTCCAGAGCTGACCGTCCCCAGGGGCCGCTCTCACCTCGTGGTTCAGGAGGGCGACACCGTGGACCTGCAGTGTCTGGTCTCAGGCAAACCCAAACCCATCATCCTGTGGTCCCgggtggaggagggtggagcGGCCGTGGCTGCTCCTGCCTTGATGCAGGATGGTTCGGATCAGGTGGAGAGCTATGACGGGGTTCTGAGGATCACCAACGTGACCAGAGACATGAGTGGGACGTACCGGTGCCAGACGAGCCAGTACAACGGCTTCAACGTGAAACCCAGAGAGGCGCTGATCCAGCTGGTGGTGCAGT TTCCTCCTGTGGTGGAGCCAGTCAACATAGAAATCCGTCAGGCTCTGGGCCGGGCCTTCGTCCTCAGCTGCCACCTGCTGCGAGCTCACCCAGCCCGTCTCCTGAGGTACGAGTGGAAGCTGGGCTCCCGCCTCCTCACGGTCGGACAGTTTACTGACCAGCAGGGAGACACCGAGTACCAGGTCCGAGCTCTGAATCGCGAGGGCTACGGCGAGTACACCTGTGACATCACCAATGAGGCGGGGGCGGggcgctgcagcttcctggtcACAG GAAAGGCCTATGCTCCAGAGTTCTACTACGACACCTATAGCTCTCTGTGGCAGAACAGACCCACTGTCTACAGCTTCAAGCTGCAGTGGACTCAGATGGAGCCCAGTGCAGTGGACCGGATCCTGGCCTACAGACTCAGTTTCAAACAG GTGGGTCAGTCTCGCTGGTGGGAGCAGGAAATACCGATCGACGGAAACATCGGCGTCGGGGAACTGCTGACCTACAACCTGACAGAACTCGTCAAGCCAGAGTCCTACCTGGTCCGGCTCACACCCATCACCCGATTCGGAGAAGGCGACGTCACCGAACGGATCATCACCTACAGCC gaggagagaggaaacgagTGTTGAGGTGTCACAGAAAACCTGTCAGAAAGCTAAAAACAGCAAAAGTAAAAGATGAACAAAAAGACGAGGTCAGAGGAGCTTCTCTGTGTCGACAGGATGCCA CTCCTGTGAACCCACATCTCA GGGAGTTCCAGTGTGGTTTCGAAGACGAGGCGTTGTGCTTGTTCTCTCAGGATAAAAGCGATGTGTTCGACTGGACGCGTCACAGCGCCACCACACGAGACACCAAGTACACACCGAACACCGGGCCGAGCTCCGACCACACTGGCTCCAAGCAGGGTACCGACACACAGAACCAGGATACAACACACAATACGAGCTGGGTCTCACCGG GTTTCTACATGTACATTGAAACGTCGCGGCCACGGTTGGAGGGAGATAAAGCTCGGCTGCTGTCTCCCACATTCAACACCAACTCCAAGGTGTCCTCCAACCCCCACAGCCCCACCTACTGCCTGGCCTTCTACTACCACATGTACGGAAAGCACATAG GAGCTCTCAACGTGTTGCTGCGGCAGAAAGGTCAGACCGTCACAGAAGTCTCAGTCTGGAGTCTGACTGGAAACCAAGGAAGTCGGTGGATGCAAGCCAAGGTCACCATCCACCCAACCACAGCCTTCCAG ATTGTGATGGAGGGAGTCCGAGGTCCGGGTATAGAGGGAGACATCGCCATCGATGACGTCAGCATCGAGGAGGGCGAGTGTAAAGACCTGCCCCCCAACA aTCTAAGGTCACTCGCCCCGCCCTCATTGCCACATATATGGcaactgtgtgtcagtgtgagtgtTGCTCTGATTGGCCGACAGAGATGA
- the mdga2a gene encoding MAM domain-containing glycosylphosphatidylinositol anchor protein 2 isoform X2: protein MGLGVRLLWLLIGVLRAVRGQGVYAPPTVHILPSAQGCAVEEERDAERVYTVREGDTLELQCLFTGHPRPQIRWTKAGATDHLNDLYLHNETLRIENISRHQGGRYYCKAENRHGVPAIRSIRVEVYFLDDPVITVHQSVGEAKEQFYFERTVFLRCVANSNPPVHYTWRRGREALTQGSDAGVEIYEPFFTQGETKILKLKNLRPQDYATYTCISSVRSVCGIEDKSTHFSLSNQTAPPSIKLLLEDPLVVNPGETITLVCVASGGDPLPSLKWVRPGEEELPKRSIVKRGTLTLTAVTLDDGGTYTCVASNNVGNPAKRSTSILVRGLRKGRFWITPDPYHNDDNIQIGREVKISCQVEATPPEELQFSWLKNGRPLRSSERMVITHTDTDVSPGTTNLDIIDLKFTDFGTYTCVASLRNGGIPEISIDVNISSTTVPPELTVPRGRSHLVVQEGDTVDLQCLVSGKPKPIILWSRVEEGGAAVAAPALMQDGSDQVESYDGVLRITNVTRDMSGTYRCQTSQYNGFNVKPREALIQLVVQFPPVVEPVNIEIRQALGRAFVLSCHLLRAHPARLLRYEWKLGSRLLTVGQFTDQQGDTEYQVRALNREGYGEYTCDITNEAGAGRCSFLVTGKAYAPEFYYDTYSSLWQNRPTVYSFKLQWTQMEPSAVDRILAYRLSFKQVGQSRWWEQEIPIDGNIGVGELLTYNLTELVKPESYLVRLTPITRFGEGDVTERIITYSRGERKRVLRCHRKPVRKLKTAKVKDEQKDEVRGASLCRQDATPVNPHLREFQCGFEDEALCLFSQDKSDVFDWTRHSATTRDTKYTPNTGPSSDHTGSKQGFYMYIETSRPRLEGDKARLLSPTFNTNSKVSSNPHSPTYCLAFYYHMYGKHIGALNVLLRQKGQTVTEVSVWSLTGNQGSRWMQAKVTIHPTTAFQIVMEGVRGPGIEGDIAIDDVSIEEGECKDLPPNNLRSLAPPSLPHIWQLCVSVSVALIGRQR from the exons ATGGGCTTAGGTGtcaggctgctgtggctgctgatcGGCGTTCTGCGGGCTGTGCGCGGCCAGGGCGTGTACG CGCCCCCTACTGTCCACATCCTGCCCTCGGCTCAGGGCTGTgccgtggaggaggagcgtgATGCTGAGAGGGTCTACACCGTCAGGGAGGGGGACACCTTGGAGCTGCAGTGTCTGTTCACAGGACACCCCCGACCACAG ATTCGCTGGACTAAGGCTGGAGCCACCGATCACCTCAACGACTTGTATCTGCACAATGAAACTCTGAGGATTGAAAACATCAGCCGCCACCAGGGGGGCCGCTACTACTGCAAGGCTGAGAACAGACACGGGGTCCCGGCCATCCGCTCCATCCGGGTCGAGGTCTACT tccTCGATGACCCAGTAATCACTGTGCATCAGAGCGTTGGAGAAGCCAAGGAGCAGTTTTACTTTGAGAGGACGGTGTTTCTCCGCTGCGTGGCCAACTCCAACCCCCCCGTCCACTACACCTGGAGAAGAGGCCGGGAGGCGCTGACGCAGGGCTCGGACGCAGGGGTGGAGATCTACGAGCCTTTTTTCACACAG GGCGAGACAAAAATCCTGAAGCTGAAAAATCTCCGTCCTCAGGATTACGCCACCTACACCTGCATCTCGTCCGTCAGGAGTGTGTGCGGCATCGAAGACAAGAGTACACACTTCAGCCTGAGCAACCAGACAg CGCCCCCCTCCATCAAGCTCCTTCTGGAGGATCCCCTAGTGGTGAACCCAGGGGAAACCATTacgctggtgtgtgtggccTCGGGGGGAgaccctctcccctctctgaaGTGGGTGAGGccaggagaggaggagctgccgaAGAGGAGCATAGTCAAACGCGGCACGCTGACGCTGACGGCCGTCACCCTGGATGACGGCGGCACCTACACCTGCGTGGCCTCCAACAACGTGGGAAACCCTGCGAAGAGAAGCACGTCCATCCTGGTCCGAG gtctTCGTAAAGGCCGGTTCTGGATCACTCCTGACCCGTACCACAACGACGACAACATCCAGATCGGTCGGGAGGTGAAGATCAGCTGCCAGGTGGAGGCCACAcccccagaggagctgcagttcaGCTGGCTGAAGAACGGCCGACCGCTGAGGAGCTCCGAGCGCATGGTGATCACCCACACCGACACCGATGTCTCCCCCGGAACCACCAACCTCGACATCATTGACCTCAAGTTCACAGACTTTGGCACCTACACCTGTGTGGCCTCGCTGAGGAACGGAGGGATCCCCGAGATCAGCATTGATGTCAacatctcctccaccacag TCCCTCCAGAGCTGACCGTCCCCAGGGGCCGCTCTCACCTCGTGGTTCAGGAGGGCGACACCGTGGACCTGCAGTGTCTGGTCTCAGGCAAACCCAAACCCATCATCCTGTGGTCCCgggtggaggagggtggagcGGCCGTGGCTGCTCCTGCCTTGATGCAGGATGGTTCGGATCAGGTGGAGAGCTATGACGGGGTTCTGAGGATCACCAACGTGACCAGAGACATGAGTGGGACGTACCGGTGCCAGACGAGCCAGTACAACGGCTTCAACGTGAAACCCAGAGAGGCGCTGATCCAGCTGGTGGTGCAGT TTCCTCCTGTGGTGGAGCCAGTCAACATAGAAATCCGTCAGGCTCTGGGCCGGGCCTTCGTCCTCAGCTGCCACCTGCTGCGAGCTCACCCAGCCCGTCTCCTGAGGTACGAGTGGAAGCTGGGCTCCCGCCTCCTCACGGTCGGACAGTTTACTGACCAGCAGGGAGACACCGAGTACCAGGTCCGAGCTCTGAATCGCGAGGGCTACGGCGAGTACACCTGTGACATCACCAATGAGGCGGGGGCGGggcgctgcagcttcctggtcACAG GAAAGGCCTATGCTCCAGAGTTCTACTACGACACCTATAGCTCTCTGTGGCAGAACAGACCCACTGTCTACAGCTTCAAGCTGCAGTGGACTCAGATGGAGCCCAGTGCAGTGGACCGGATCCTGGCCTACAGACTCAGTTTCAAACAG GTGGGTCAGTCTCGCTGGTGGGAGCAGGAAATACCGATCGACGGAAACATCGGCGTCGGGGAACTGCTGACCTACAACCTGACAGAACTCGTCAAGCCAGAGTCCTACCTGGTCCGGCTCACACCCATCACCCGATTCGGAGAAGGCGACGTCACCGAACGGATCATCACCTACAGCC gaggagagaggaaacgagTGTTGAGGTGTCACAGAAAACCTGTCAGAAAGCTAAAAACAGCAAAAGTAAAAGATGAACAAAAAGACGAGGTCAGAGGAGCTTCTCTGTGTCGACAGGATGCCA CTCCTGTGAACCCACATCTCA GGGAGTTCCAGTGTGGTTTCGAAGACGAGGCGTTGTGCTTGTTCTCTCAGGATAAAAGCGATGTGTTCGACTGGACGCGTCACAGCGCCACCACACGAGACACCAAGTACACACCGAACACCGGGCCGAGCTCCGACCACACTGGCTCCAAGCAGG GTTTCTACATGTACATTGAAACGTCGCGGCCACGGTTGGAGGGAGATAAAGCTCGGCTGCTGTCTCCCACATTCAACACCAACTCCAAGGTGTCCTCCAACCCCCACAGCCCCACCTACTGCCTGGCCTTCTACTACCACATGTACGGAAAGCACATAG GAGCTCTCAACGTGTTGCTGCGGCAGAAAGGTCAGACCGTCACAGAAGTCTCAGTCTGGAGTCTGACTGGAAACCAAGGAAGTCGGTGGATGCAAGCCAAGGTCACCATCCACCCAACCACAGCCTTCCAG ATTGTGATGGAGGGAGTCCGAGGTCCGGGTATAGAGGGAGACATCGCCATCGATGACGTCAGCATCGAGGAGGGCGAGTGTAAAGACCTGCCCCCCAACA aTCTAAGGTCACTCGCCCCGCCCTCATTGCCACATATATGGcaactgtgtgtcagtgtgagtgtTGCTCTGATTGGCCGACAGAGATGA